Genomic DNA from Hymenobacter jejuensis:
GGCGCTGGCGGGCTTATCGCTAGGTGGACTGCAAACGCTCTATGCCGGCCTGCGCAACACCGACATGTTCCAGTATCTGGGCGTATTCAGCTCGGGCTTTTTTGCCAACAACCCCCAGCTGTCCGACCCTCAGTATGCCTTTATGAAAGCCAATGCCAGCGCCATCAACACCAACCTAAAGCAGCTGTGGCTCTCGATGGGTGGGCCAGAAGACATTGCTTACGCCAACAACAAGGTGATGCGGGCCAAGATGGATGAGCTGGGTATCAAGTACGTGTACAGCGAGTACCCCGGCGGCCACACGTGGCCCGTCTGGCGGCACGATCTGTACCTGTTTGCCCAAGGCCTGTTTTAGGCTCCCCGCGGCGCTTGCCGCCGCGCAGGGTCGTCAAACGCGGCAGTGCCTGGTCCACTGGCTTGAACTATAACGTTGTGTTTATTAGATAGATATCACACCTATGTCTCTCACGTATGAAGCAACTTCCTTGGCCAGCTAAAACCACTTTACTGCTGCTTTGGTGGGCCGCCGCCCTTGGAGCCGCGGCAGCCAAACCGGTGCCTACCCCCTTGCGCCTGTGGTACACGCAGCCGGCCGCCAACTGGAACGAGGCCCTGCCCCTCGGCAACGGCCGCTTGGGGGCCATGGTGTTTGGCGCGCCCCAGCGCGAGCGACTCCAGTTGAACGAGGAAACTATTTGGGCCGGCGGGCCCAACAACAACGTGAAGCCCGACGCGTTGCCGGTGGTGCGGCAGTTGCGCGAGCAGCTGCTGGCCGGGCAGCTGGTGGAGGCGCAAGCGCTTGCGCAGGCCCAAATGCAGCCCGCCGGCAACAGCGGCATGCCCTACCAAACGGCGTCGAATGTGTACCTCGACTTTCCGGGCCACGAGGGCGCCACCCACTACCAGCGCGACCTCGACATTGGCCGAGCCGTGGCTTCGGTCAGCTACCAAGTAGGGCGAGTGCGCTATCGCCGTGAGGTATTCAGCTCCCTGCCCGACCAAGTGGTGGTTGTGCGCCTCACAGCCAGCAAACCAGGCCAAATCAGCTGCCAGCTGAGCGAGGAAAGCCTGCTGCCGTTCACCCGGCACGCCGAAAAAGATCAGCTGGTGCTGGATGGCCACGGCAGCGCCCACGAAGGCCAAGAAGGGCAGATCCGCTTCCAAACGCGCCTGAAGGCCGTCGTCGAGGGCGGCACCGTGCAAACCACCGACGCCGGCATCCGCATTCAGCGCGCTAACAGCGCCACGCTCTACCTTTCCATCGGCACCAATTTTAACAACTACCACGACGTGAGCGGCGATGCAGCCGCGCGGGCCTCGGCCTATCTTGCCGCTGCCGTGCGCAAGCCCTACAAGCAGGCGCTCGCCGACCACGTAGCTGCTTACCAGCGCTACTTCAACCGCGTGACCCTGAACCTGGGCGTGACGCCCGCCGTGCAGCTTCCTACCCTCCAGCGCCTCGCCGACTTTGCCCAAGGCCACGACCCGGCTTTGGCGGCCCTGTATTTTCAGTACGGCCGCTACCTGCTCATCAGCTCTTCGCAGCCGGGTGGGCAGCCGGCCAACCTGCAAGGCATCTGGAACGACCAGCTCAAGGGGCCCTGGGACAGCAAGTACACAGTGAACATCAACACCGAAATGAACTACTGGCCGGCCGAAGTCACGAACCTGACGGAGCTGCACGAGCCCTTGTTCAGCCTGATACAGGACCTGAGCGTGACCGGGCGGCAGAGCGCCCGCCAAATGTACGGGGCCCGCGGCTGGATGCTACACCACAACACCGACATCTGGCGCATTACGGGGCAGGTTGACCCGCCGCAGTACGGCCTTTGGCCCATGGGCGGAGCCTGGCTTTCGCAGCACCTCTGGGATCACTACCAATTTACCGGCGACCAGCAGTTTCTGCGCACCTACTACCCCGTGCTGAAGGGTGCGGCCACCTACTACGTCGATGCCTTGCAGGAAGAGCCCACCCACCACTGGTTGGTAGTGGCGCCCTCGGTGTCACCCGAAAACACGTATTCGTTGCAAGGCAAGCAAATTGCTCTGGTGGCCGGCACCACCATGGACAATCAACTGGTGTTCGACCTATTCTCGAAAACCATCCGGGCCGCCGAGCTGCTTCAGCTCGACCAGCCTTTCGCCGACACGCTGCGCACCCTGCGCGAGCGGCTGCCGCCCATGCAGATTGGCCAGTACGGGCAGGTGCAGGAGTGGCTGCAGGACGTGGACAACCCCCGCGATACGCACCGTCACATTTCCCACCTCTACGGGCTGTACCCCAGTGGGCAGCTGTCGCCCTACCGCACGCCCGCCCTGTTTGAAGCCGCCCGCGTGACGCTCACCCAGCGCGGTGACGTGTCCACGGGGTGGTCGATGGGCTGGAAGGTGAACTTCTGGGCGCGCATGCAGGACGGCAACCACGCCTACAAGCTGCTCACTGAGCAGCTGCGGCTCCGGGCCAGCGAGCCCGGCGGTGTGAGCGAGGGCGGGGGCACGTATCCCAATCTGCTCGATGCGCACCCCCCGTTTCAGATTGACGGCAACTTTGGCTGTACGGCGGGTCTGGCCGAGCTATTCGTGCAGAGCTACGACGGCACCCTGGACCTGCTCCCCGCCTTGCCCGACGCTTGGCCCACGGGCGAGGTGACGGGCCTCGTAGCCCGCGGGGGCTACGTTGTGGACCTGGCCTGGGATAAGGGACGCCTCACGCGAGCGCGCATCACTTCGCGGCTAGGAGGCAACTGCCGCGTGCGGGTGCACCGCCCCATAGCAGCTACGGGCGGCTTGAAGCTGCAGGCTGCCCAGGGCCCTAACTCCAACCCATTTTACCAGACTTTCCCAGTCAAGCCGCCGCTGGTATCCGCCAAAACCACGCCGCGGCAGCCCGCTCTGGCGCCGTCGTTTGTGTACGATTTTCCCACCCAAGCCGGCCAAGCCTATTCGCTGCGAGCCCGCTAGCCTTGCTTCCCATTTTTTGCTTTGCTTCTGCTTACCACGTAGCTCCATGAAAAGTACCTTGCTCGTCGTCGCCCTGCTGGCCTTGGTGGCCTACCTGCCCGTGCGGGCGCAAAACCCGATCATCCGAGATGTATTTACGGCCGACCCGGCGCCGCTGGTGTACCGCGACACACTATTTCTATAC
This window encodes:
- a CDS encoding glycoside hydrolase family 95 protein, which produces MKQLPWPAKTTLLLLWWAAALGAAAAKPVPTPLRLWYTQPAANWNEALPLGNGRLGAMVFGAPQRERLQLNEETIWAGGPNNNVKPDALPVVRQLREQLLAGQLVEAQALAQAQMQPAGNSGMPYQTASNVYLDFPGHEGATHYQRDLDIGRAVASVSYQVGRVRYRREVFSSLPDQVVVVRLTASKPGQISCQLSEESLLPFTRHAEKDQLVLDGHGSAHEGQEGQIRFQTRLKAVVEGGTVQTTDAGIRIQRANSATLYLSIGTNFNNYHDVSGDAAARASAYLAAAVRKPYKQALADHVAAYQRYFNRVTLNLGVTPAVQLPTLQRLADFAQGHDPALAALYFQYGRYLLISSSQPGGQPANLQGIWNDQLKGPWDSKYTVNINTEMNYWPAEVTNLTELHEPLFSLIQDLSVTGRQSARQMYGARGWMLHHNTDIWRITGQVDPPQYGLWPMGGAWLSQHLWDHYQFTGDQQFLRTYYPVLKGAATYYVDALQEEPTHHWLVVAPSVSPENTYSLQGKQIALVAGTTMDNQLVFDLFSKTIRAAELLQLDQPFADTLRTLRERLPPMQIGQYGQVQEWLQDVDNPRDTHRHISHLYGLYPSGQLSPYRTPALFEAARVTLTQRGDVSTGWSMGWKVNFWARMQDGNHAYKLLTEQLRLRASEPGGVSEGGGTYPNLLDAHPPFQIDGNFGCTAGLAELFVQSYDGTLDLLPALPDAWPTGEVTGLVARGGYVVDLAWDKGRLTRARITSRLGGNCRVRVHRPIAATGGLKLQAAQGPNSNPFYQTFPVKPPLVSAKTTPRQPALAPSFVYDFPTQAGQAYSLRAR